Proteins encoded together in one Impatiens glandulifera chromosome 1, dImpGla2.1, whole genome shotgun sequence window:
- the LOC124920267 gene encoding photosystem I subunit O-like: MMASTMATAGSTITGLGGSCLSSSPVRRGSCLSSSPVRLTSGFLKAPVRARNPLMVAKASGGKFTCFERDWLRKDLNVIGFGLIGWLAPSSIPAINGNSLTGLFFSSIGTELAHFPTGPALTSPFWLWLVTWHLGLFLALTFGQIGFKGRTEDYFSK, from the exons ATGATGGCATCAACAATGGCCACCGCCGGCAGCACAATCACCGGTCTAGGCGGTTCTTGTCTGTCTTCATCACCGGTGAGACGCGGTTCTTGTCTGTCTTCATCACCGGTGAGACTGACCTCAGGATTCCTAAAGGCTCCGGTTAGAGCCAGGAACCCTTTGATGGTTGCAAAAGCCTCAGGGGGGAAGTTTACATG TTTCGAGAGGGATTGGCTACGGAAAGATCTGAACGTGATTGGGTTTGGGTTGATCGGATGGTTAGCACCTTCGAGTATTCCGGCGATCAACGGCAACAGTTTGACCGGACTCTTCTTTTCCAGCATTGGGACTGAGCTTGCTCACTTCCCAACTGGACCTGCTCTCACTTCTCCATTTTg GTTATGGCTGGTTACTTGGCACTTGGGATTGTTCTTGGCATTGACTTTTGGACAAATTGGATTCAAGGGCAGGACTGAAGATTACTTcagtaaataa